From Treponema rectale, one genomic window encodes:
- a CDS encoding Na/Pi symporter produces MITVISQILGFIGSLCLLLFGMEMLSNGIQKGAGNNLQSLLHKISGNRFTAVLTGLAVTAIIQSSGATTVMVVSFVNAEIISLTQAIGIIFGANIGTTVTAWIVSFFGFSFSIEAAAIPLFGFGFILKYFKKFKIHNFADCFMGFALLFMALGLLKNSMNLKPDSVSFLQKFQDLNFAGLLLGVLIGTVFTALIHSSSATTAIVLTMSANGSLPWELGAAMVLGSNIGSTVDAVMSSLGASVNAKRTAAVHVAFNVTGTLIALLFFQPFLNLIDLIVPGTPIQNITIHIAMLHTVFNILAALLFLPFVKQIASITEKVIHESQKEKDAHYKIPIILPKNHVSKDLYTFQVQKEITKMAGRVMDMMGYLNQGLNQQRDMAILIDEINAQEEYVDEMNHEISWFLQKCSRLPTANHSDRNNYSSMISVIQNLEDLSDECCSIMHSLCKFKKNAESESFKNHTEELIEYFNQVYIFYEQTCTYIALGLSEIDKVLLSDVEDRIDSTKRELKKASRKRIENGSNVKAELNYMDLVRKIEKAGDCIFGVIQAIQPNVEDSVLADGSEKNLISAQNVIINTKSRKAFVSGKEVLLAVKEYELLALLMKNKGQVLTRKQLLESVWNYDKEIESRTLDVHIGLLRQKLNNQKLIETVRGVGYRIS; encoded by the coding sequence ATGATAACTGTAATAAGCCAGATTTTAGGATTTATTGGTTCTCTCTGCCTGCTGCTTTTTGGAATGGAGATGCTTTCGAACGGTATTCAAAAGGGAGCTGGAAACAACTTGCAGTCTTTGCTTCATAAGATTTCCGGGAACAGATTTACAGCTGTGTTAACAGGGCTTGCGGTTACAGCAATAATTCAGTCTTCCGGCGCAACTACTGTAATGGTTGTCAGTTTTGTAAATGCCGAGATTATAAGCCTTACACAGGCCATTGGAATTATTTTTGGTGCAAATATCGGAACGACAGTTACGGCCTGGATTGTTTCTTTTTTTGGCTTTTCTTTCAGTATTGAGGCAGCGGCAATTCCTTTATTTGGTTTTGGATTCATTCTTAAATATTTTAAAAAGTTTAAGATACATAATTTTGCTGACTGTTTCATGGGCTTTGCGCTTTTATTCATGGCGCTGGGCCTTCTTAAAAACTCAATGAATTTAAAACCTGATTCCGTAAGCTTTTTACAGAAATTTCAGGATTTGAATTTTGCGGGTCTTCTGCTTGGAGTTTTAATCGGAACTGTTTTTACTGCCCTGATTCATTCTTCTTCTGCTACTACAGCGATAGTACTTACAATGTCTGCAAACGGTTCTCTTCCATGGGAGCTTGGAGCTGCTATGGTGTTAGGAAGCAACATCGGATCTACAGTGGATGCAGTTATGTCATCTTTGGGTGCAAGCGTTAATGCTAAACGTACTGCCGCTGTTCATGTGGCCTTTAATGTTACGGGAACTTTAATAGCCCTGCTTTTCTTCCAGCCATTCTTAAATCTGATTGATTTAATTGTTCCGGGCACTCCAATTCAGAATATTACAATTCATATTGCCATGCTTCATACTGTCTTTAATATTTTGGCTGCACTGCTCTTCCTGCCTTTTGTAAAACAGATTGCTTCTATAACAGAAAAAGTGATTCATGAAAGCCAGAAAGAAAAAGATGCTCATTATAAAATCCCTATCATCCTTCCAAAAAATCATGTCAGTAAGGACTTGTATACTTTTCAGGTTCAGAAAGAAATTACAAAAATGGCCGGCCGTGTAATGGACATGATGGGTTATCTGAATCAGGGGCTTAATCAACAAAGGGATATGGCTATTTTAATTGACGAAATTAATGCTCAGGAAGAATATGTTGATGAAATGAATCATGAAATTTCCTGGTTCCTGCAGAAGTGTTCCCGACTTCCAACTGCAAATCATAGTGACCGGAATAATTATTCCAGTATGATTTCTGTAATTCAGAATCTTGAAGATTTAAGTGATGAATGCTGTTCAATAATGCATTCACTTTGTAAGTTCAAAAAAAATGCAGAGTCAGAATCTTTTAAAAATCATACAGAGGAACTTATTGAATATTTTAATCAGGTATATATTTTTTATGAACAGACCTGTACTTATATAGCGCTTGGTCTTTCTGAAATTGATAAAGTACTTTTATCTGATGTGGAAGATAGAATCGACAGTACAAAGCGGGAACTTAAGAAAGCAAGTCGTAAGCGAATTGAAAACGGCAGTAATGTAAAAGCTGAACTTAATTACATGGATTTAGTCCGCAAAATTGAAAAAGCCGGAGACTGCATTTTTGGAGTAATTCAGGCTATTCAGCCTAATGTTGAAGACTCTGTTCTGGCAGATGGTTCTGAAAAAAATCTTATTAGCGCGCAGAATGTAATTATCAATACAAAAAGCAGAAAGGCTTTTGTATCAGGAAAAGAGGTTCTGCTTGCAGTAAAAGAATATGAACTGCTCGCTCTTCTTATGAAAAATAAAGGACAGGTTCTTACCCGTAAGCAGCTTTTGGAATCTGTATGGAATTATGATAAAGAAATAGAAAGCCGTACTCTGGATGTACATATCGGACTTTTGCGCCAGAAATTAAATAATCAGAAGTTGATTGAGACAGTACGTGGAGTGGGGTATAGAATCTCTTAG
- a CDS encoding TetR/AcrR family transcriptional regulator, whose product MADLNSKAVFIRARSDEHKEERLSQIKEATAELFANCPYSEITLTTIAEKLGWSRANLYKYVTTKEEIFLEISAEKMAAYYGSLLSAFPEGNNFTPDVITEVWAGIVNANQDYMRYVSYLNPVIETNVTVERLAIFKKKYYDLAYTFRDRLAQMLGTSQDTAYKIQLDVLFYASSNAVCCYKNPLVQEALKQINITPPPMDFYKNMKDFIKMRLAWKE is encoded by the coding sequence ATGGCAGACTTAAACAGCAAAGCAGTTTTCATCCGCGCAAGAAGCGATGAACACAAAGAAGAAAGACTTTCTCAAATAAAAGAGGCAACGGCAGAACTTTTTGCAAACTGTCCTTATTCTGAAATTACCCTTACCACGATTGCAGAAAAACTGGGCTGGTCTCGCGCCAATCTCTATAAATACGTAACGACCAAAGAAGAAATCTTTCTGGAAATCTCTGCCGAAAAAATGGCGGCTTACTATGGCTCTCTGCTTTCGGCTTTTCCGGAAGGCAACAATTTTACGCCGGACGTGATTACCGAAGTATGGGCCGGAATCGTCAACGCAAATCAGGATTATATGCGTTATGTTTCCTATCTTAATCCGGTGATAGAAACAAATGTAACGGTAGAACGTCTTGCTATTTTTAAAAAGAAATATTATGACCTGGCCTATACCTTCCGCGACAGACTTGCACAGATGTTAGGTACATCTCAGGATACAGCTTACAAAATCCAGCTTGATGTATTATTTTATGCTTCATCAAATGCTGTCTGCTGCTATAAGAATCCTCTTGTCCAGGAAGCTCTTAAGCAGATTAACATCACACCGCCGCCAATGGACTTTTACAAGAACATGAAGGACTTTATTAAAATGCGGCTGGCGTGGAAAGAGTAA
- a CDS encoding pyridoxamine 5'-phosphate oxidase family protein, which yields MFRPMRRFKQQITDAECKEILKNEKRGVLSLLGDDGYPYGLPLSHFYSEEDNKIYFHGAKEGHKIDAIKNYDKASFCVYDSGYRKEGEWALNINSVIVFGKIRLVTDPDLTRKICTKLVQKFTDDQDYLEKELANALPRVQCLELEIEHMTGKLVNES from the coding sequence ATGTTCCGACCAATGAGAAGATTCAAGCAGCAGATTACAGACGCTGAATGTAAAGAGATTTTGAAAAATGAAAAACGCGGAGTTCTTTCTCTGCTCGGTGATGACGGCTACCCTTACGGACTTCCTCTCTCCCACTTCTACAGCGAAGAAGACAATAAGATTTATTTTCACGGCGCAAAAGAAGGCCACAAAATTGATGCCATCAAAAACTACGACAAGGCAAGTTTCTGCGTTTACGATTCGGGCTACCGCAAGGAAGGCGAATGGGCACTGAACATCAACAGTGTAATCGTCTTTGGAAAAATTCGTCTGGTAACTGACCCAGACCTTACCCGCAAAATCTGTACAAAGCTGGTTCAGAAATTCACAGATGACCAGGATTATCTTGAAAAGGAACTGGCAAACGCCCTCCCCCGCGTTCAGTGCCTTGAACTTGAAATTGAGCACATGACCGGTAAGCTGGTGAATGAATCGTAG
- a CDS encoding alpha/beta hydrolase has translation MNSNLAKIDRTNEHYTFELARGVKRTTVTFRNHFGIELAADLYTPEDSRVKRENDSLCKSPALAISGPFGAVKEQSSGFYANQMASRGYIALAFDPSYTGESGGEPRYMNSPDINTEDFMAAVDFLSIRENIDPEKIGIIGICGWGGMALNTAAIDTRIKATVASTMYDMSRVTANGYFDSANNAEARHQARKALMTQRIEDFKAVQAGGTYKLGGGVVDPLPEDAPYFVKDYYDYYKTPRGYHERSLNSNGGWNVTAATSLLNTKLLAYAEEIQSAVMVLHGEKAHSRYFGEDAFKRLTGDNKELVIIPGASHTDLYDGGKNNAIPFNKLAEFFAKYLK, from the coding sequence ATGAATTCAAATCTCGCAAAAATTGATAGAACAAACGAGCATTACACTTTTGAATTGGCCCGGGGAGTAAAACGAACAACCGTAACCTTCCGTAATCATTTTGGAATTGAACTTGCAGCAGACTTGTATACACCGGAAGATTCCCGCGTCAAGCGCGAGAATGACAGTTTATGCAAAAGTCCGGCCCTTGCAATCTCAGGACCTTTTGGAGCCGTAAAAGAACAGTCTTCCGGTTTTTATGCAAACCAGATGGCTTCCCGCGGATACATCGCCCTGGCCTTTGACCCAAGCTACACAGGAGAATCAGGCGGAGAGCCCCGCTACATGAACAGTCCCGACATCAACACCGAAGATTTTATGGCGGCAGTAGATTTTCTTTCAATCCGGGAAAATATTGATCCTGAAAAAATCGGCATCATAGGAATCTGCGGCTGGGGTGGAATGGCTCTTAACACAGCAGCAATTGACACACGAATTAAGGCAACTGTTGCAAGCACAATGTACGATATGAGTCGTGTCACCGCCAACGGATATTTTGACAGCGCAAATAATGCAGAAGCAAGACACCAGGCCCGCAAGGCTCTTATGACACAACGCATCGAAGATTTTAAGGCAGTACAGGCTGGCGGTACTTACAAGCTTGGTGGCGGAGTTGTAGATCCTCTGCCGGAAGATGCCCCATATTTTGTAAAGGATTATTACGACTACTACAAAACTCCACGCGGCTATCACGAGAGAAGTCTCAATTCTAACGGAGGCTGGAATGTTACCGCTGCAACTTCCCTTTTGAACACAAAACTTCTTGCCTATGCCGAAGAAATCCAGAGTGCCGTTATGGTTCTTCATGGCGAAAAAGCTCACTCTCGTTATTTCGGCGAAGATGCCTTTAAGCGGCTCACAGGCGACAACAAGGAGCTGGTAATTATTCCAGGCGCAAGCCACACAGATTTGTACGACGGCGGAAAAAACAATGCCATTCCTTTTAATAAACTTGCAGAGTTTTTTGCAAAGTATTTGAAGTAA
- a CDS encoding cyclophilin-like fold protein — protein sequence MKRLFAFLISVFLLASTACANRNSKETKSSDKGELSDMKISIQITSDSGNHKLTATLADNSSATAFYELLKKGPLTVDMHDYGSFEKVGSLGTSLPRNDTQITTTAGDIILYQGNQITIYYDTNSWNFTRLGKVNEITQAELKKILGKGDVTAVFEILE from the coding sequence ATGAAAAGATTATTTGCGTTTCTAATTTCTGTTTTTCTTCTTGCTTCTACAGCCTGCGCAAACAGAAACAGTAAGGAGACAAAATCATCAGATAAAGGAGAACTTTCTGATATGAAAATTTCAATTCAAATTACAAGCGACAGTGGCAACCATAAACTTACCGCTACCCTGGCCGACAATTCTTCTGCCACAGCTTTTTACGAGCTTTTGAAAAAGGGTCCGCTTACAGTTGATATGCACGATTACGGCAGCTTTGAAAAAGTTGGTTCGCTTGGTACATCACTTCCTCGAAACGACACCCAGATTACAACCACTGCCGGCGACATCATTTTGTATCAGGGAAATCAGATTACAATTTACTATGACACTAACAGCTGGAACTTTACCCGCCTTGGAAAAGTAAACGAAATAACACAAGCTGAACTCAAAAAGATTCTGGGCAAGGGTGATGTGACTGCGGTATTTGAAATATTAGAATAA
- a CDS encoding NADase-type glycan-binding domain-containing protein produces MKSYFIKKMFTVLVLFAVVSVFSYADEIEDFKSILSKNSGYFYNEEEGSVIYFNFDGSTLNKTKFEINFINKTTKTSIESRTGFFPNNYPKIKLDYKIKNGKLLSIREFDGTYIRLDAKNEKELIPEIKKKCLNRFERICGTYTDSNTQRIFSISRKGEKFLIEVTYPASENIENKKEELLLRDNNYLQGNNYGAEFYNKRLFILDPYIPSSYPTHDEYEEEIKYIAHQFPIKELQTEEENLISKSVDFYRSWYFYNDDGTSKKVYLSDKAASLLKKSDWEYNVFKIFECYKMYQDEMGWKHLELIDENGTQKFLLIDGEDIYALFAYTGNSLTSDKDAIANQFTDKSNLVETMEFLPNMRTSNGSHFANPKASSTLKDKHYEYKIEGTLQVFNPLESETKWCKNNIPWVEGQEDDGIGETIEFDIIPQTWEAWEAIEGINFRILNGYVDPLKPYLFKQNNRIKKLLVQTDTGFSTELIFNDAVEFTKIELPKETKHIKLTIKEVYKGTKYSDTCITAFEMNYRIWDK; encoded by the coding sequence ATGAAGTCATATTTTATCAAAAAAATGTTTACTGTTTTAGTTTTATTTGCTGTAGTTTCTGTATTTTCATATGCAGACGAAATAGAAGATTTCAAATCAATTCTATCTAAAAACTCCGGATATTTTTATAATGAAGAAGAAGGTAGTGTCATCTACTTCAATTTTGACGGCAGCACATTAAACAAAACTAAGTTTGAAATAAATTTCATAAATAAAACAACAAAAACTTCAATTGAATCAAGAACCGGCTTCTTCCCAAACAATTATCCAAAAATAAAACTTGATTACAAAATCAAAAATGGAAAGCTTCTTTCTATCAGGGAATTTGATGGTACATACATCCGTTTGGATGCAAAAAATGAAAAAGAACTTATTCCCGAAATAAAAAAGAAATGCCTGAACAGATTTGAAAGAATATGTGGTACATACACAGATTCAAACACTCAGCGAATATTTTCTATTTCTCGTAAAGGCGAAAAATTTCTTATTGAAGTAACATACCCCGCATCAGAAAATATCGAAAATAAAAAAGAGGAACTATTATTACGAGACAACAACTACCTGCAGGGCAATAACTACGGTGCTGAATTTTACAATAAAAGACTTTTTATTTTAGACCCTTATATTCCTTCTTCATACCCGACTCACGACGAATATGAAGAAGAAATCAAGTACATAGCTCACCAGTTCCCTATTAAAGAATTGCAAACTGAAGAAGAAAACCTTATTTCAAAATCTGTAGATTTTTACAGAAGCTGGTACTTTTATAATGATGACGGCACTTCAAAAAAAGTTTATCTAAGTGATAAAGCTGCATCTCTACTAAAAAAAAGTGACTGGGAATATAACGTATTCAAGATTTTTGAATGCTATAAAATGTATCAGGATGAAATGGGGTGGAAACATCTTGAATTAATTGATGAAAATGGCACTCAAAAATTTCTTTTGATTGACGGTGAAGACATATATGCTCTTTTTGCATATACAGGAAATTCCTTAACCTCTGATAAAGATGCCATTGCAAATCAGTTTACAGATAAAAGCAATCTTGTAGAGACTATGGAATTCCTTCCAAATATGCGTACAAGCAACGGTTCCCATTTTGCAAATCCAAAAGCGTCTTCTACTCTCAAAGATAAACATTATGAATACAAAATTGAAGGTACACTTCAGGTTTTCAATCCACTAGAATCTGAAACCAAGTGGTGCAAAAATAATATCCCGTGGGTAGAAGGCCAGGAAGATGACGGAATCGGAGAAACAATTGAATTCGATATAATTCCTCAGACCTGGGAAGCTTGGGAAGCTATTGAAGGAATAAATTTCAGGATTCTCAACGGCTATGTTGATCCGCTAAAGCCTTATCTTTTTAAACAGAATAACCGTATTAAAAAACTTTTAGTCCAGACAGATACAGGTTTTTCAACAGAGCTGATTTTTAATGATGCTGTAGAGTTTACCAAAATTGAACTTCCAAAAGAAACAAAACACATCAAACTTACAATAAAAGAAGTATACAAGGGAACAAAATATTCAGACACCTGCATTACAGCTTTTGAAATGAACTACAGAATATGGGATAAATAA
- a CDS encoding InlB B-repeat-containing protein, whose translation MKKYGKITALIAGVVLALGFASCKADTDDGSTFYTVTFNSMGGTEVSSQSIESGNKATKPVDPTKTETATEGFVFAGWYTSTDRGTTLSETAFDFNTAIKGDITLYAKWTVNAVTHTVTFDTKGGSTSPAEQTIVHGKKATKPADPTKAETETEAFVFAGWYTSTDRGTTLSDTAFDFDTAIEEDITLYAKWTENAVTHTVTFDTKGGSMSPAEQTIVHGKKATKPADPTKQATETETYIFDNWYTSTDGGATLSETAFDFDTAISDNITLYAKWTVNVVTHTVTFDTKGGSTSPAEQTIVHGNKATKPADPAKTETETEAFVFAGWYTSTDGGTTLSDTAFDFDTAITDNISLYAKWNVYTIEYIELKDCSAIRTMFETLCEFSGSVFDYKFKKTITSFAKADARPEAAENYIDAAGNQIPLWYDEGKTTLYYYLEPGKKMSLRTSDGKNSLFKYMVDAVSIETGDFDTSNVTDMSSMFSNCRALTSLDVSKFDTSKVTDMSYMFSNCRALTSLDVSSFDTSKVTDMSDMFFNCQALITIIASEKFVTDKVTESSDMFKNCASLKGGAGTVFDEYHIDKKYARIDGGTKKPGYFTKKQ comes from the coding sequence ATGAAAAAGTATGGAAAAATTACCGCACTCATTGCTGGTGTGGTACTGGCACTCGGTTTTGCTTCCTGCAAGGCTGATACAGATGATGGCAGCACCTTTTACACTGTCACATTTAATTCAATGGGCGGCACAGAAGTTTCAAGTCAGAGCATTGAAAGCGGAAATAAGGCCACAAAACCTGTCGATCCTACAAAAACGGAAACCGCAACGGAAGGATTTGTTTTTGCTGGCTGGTACACTTCCACAGACAGAGGAACAACTCTTTCAGAAACAGCATTTGATTTTAACACAGCGATTAAAGGAGACATTACGCTTTATGCTAAGTGGACAGTAAATGCAGTTACACACACAGTGACTTTTGACACAAAAGGCGGAAGCACGTCTCCTGCGGAACAGACAATCGTCCACGGAAAAAAGGCCACAAAACCCGCTGACCCTACAAAAGCGGAAACCGAAACGGAAGCATTTGTTTTTGCTGGCTGGTACACTTCCACAGACAGGGGAACAACTCTTTCTGATACCGCTTTTGATTTTGACACAGCGATTGAAGAAGACATTACGCTTTACGCAAAGTGGACAGAAAATGCAGTTACACACACAGTGACTTTTGACACAAAAGGCGGAAGCATGTCTCCTGCGGAACAGACAATCGTCCACGGAAAAAAGGCCACAAAACCCGCTGACCCTACAAAGCAGGCTACAGAAACAGAAACTTATATCTTTGACAACTGGTACACTTCCACAGACGGAGGAGCAACCCTTTCAGAAACAGCATTTGATTTTGACACAGCGATTAGTGATAACATTACGCTTTATGCAAAGTGGACAGTAAATGTAGTTACACACACAGTGACTTTTGACACAAAAGGCGGAAGCACATCTCCTGCGGAACAGACAATCGTCCACGGAAATAAGGCCACAAAACCCGCCGATCCTGCAAAAACGGAAACCGAAACGGAAGCATTTGTTTTTGCTGGCTGGTACACTTCCACAGACGGAGGAACAACTCTTTCTGATACCGCTTTTGATTTTGACACAGCGATTACTGATAACATTAGCCTTTACGCCAAATGGAATGTATACACAATTGAGTATATTGAATTAAAAGATTGTTCTGCAATACGCACAATGTTTGAAACTCTGTGTGAATTTAGTGGTAGTGTTTTTGATTACAAATTCAAAAAAACTATTACCAGCTTTGCAAAGGCAGATGCAAGGCCTGAAGCTGCAGAAAACTATATTGATGCGGCAGGAAATCAAATTCCTTTGTGGTATGATGAAGGAAAAACAACTCTCTATTATTACCTTGAGCCCGGAAAAAAAATGAGCCTCAGGACATCAGATGGTAAAAACTCCCTTTTCAAATATATGGTTGATGCTGTTTCCATAGAAACAGGTGATTTTGACACCAGCAATGTTACTGATATGAGTTCGATGTTCAGCAACTGCCGTGCATTGACATCACTGGATGTGAGCAAGTTTGACACCAGCAAGGTTACTGATATGAGCTATATGTTCAGCAACTGCCGTGCATTGACATCACTGGATGTGAGCAGCTTTGACACCAGCAAGGTTACTGATATGAGCGATATGTTCTTCAATTGCCAGGCATTGATAACAATCATTGCTTCTGAAAAGTTTGTTACAGATAAAGTGACGGAATCTAGCGACATGTTTAAAAACTGCGCCAGTCTTAAGGGCGGTGCAGGAACAGTGTTTGACGAATATCATATTGACAAGAAATATGCCCGCATAGACGGCGGCACGAAAAAACCTGGCTACTTTACTAAAAAGCAATAA
- a CDS encoding flavodoxin → MKKLILTLLVGGLLMTGAFAKTAFVYFSATGTTERMAKNAAHAMEADIFEIQPVQKYTKADLNWRNKKSRATVECNDPENRPAIANKIDISDYDTIVLCYPIWWGRAPKIVCTFVENQNWSGKKLGTLCTSGSSGLGKRL, encoded by the coding sequence ATGAAAAAACTTATTCTTACCCTTTTAGTCGGAGGGCTTCTTATGACGGGAGCCTTTGCTAAAACAGCATTTGTTTACTTCAGCGCAACAGGAACAACCGAGCGCATGGCAAAGAATGCCGCTCATGCGATGGAAGCCGACATTTTTGAGATTCAGCCAGTTCAAAAATACACAAAGGCCGACCTTAACTGGCGTAACAAAAAATCTCGGGCTACAGTGGAATGCAACGATCCTGAAAACCGTCCTGCAATTGCAAATAAAATCGACATTTCAGACTATGACACTATTGTGCTCTGCTATCCAATCTGGTGGGGACGCGCACCAAAAATCGTCTGCACATTTGTTGAAAACCAAAACTGGTCGGGTAAAAAACTTGGCACACTCTGCACAAGCGGAAGCAGCGGGCTTGGCAAAAGGCTGTGA